The genomic interval AGAGGGCTCTGGCAATGAGCTGCTgcgccctgctgcagcacagagacgCCCCTCAGGCACTGCAGGCACCCTGAGGGCTCCCGGGGAACCTGCGGCACCAGcggccagcagccagggcacacaTCACAGGAACAGCCACGGGAACATGCCTCACTGGCCCCACACTGACAGGACGGGCCGGCGCTTCAGGGGACACAGGAGACAGTTCGTTCCCTCGGGCAGGAGAGCTGATCCACAGcgctgggcagccctgctggagaAAACAAAGAGGAACGCGACAGTGGCAGACAAACGAGGAGAAGCTGCAACAGAACCACCCGTTCAAGCCCATAGGCTCTCAGAGGTACctggggatgaggaggaggcaTCTGGTGATCTCGTATCTCCAGAAGAAGAATTCATGATACCAGCAACAGAGAGATCGCCAGTGCCTGCTccgggcagagcagcagagctcagcatcaCTGCAGGGCCCAAGGGGACTGAGAATCcccctcctgcctggagcacctctgttCTGCCCACAGAGCCAATAACTCCCCTACCCTCACCTCCTCCACACCCTGGGGCACCTGCCAGCAAAAGGCTGCAAACACTTCCCAAACCTACAGACTCACGGGAAAGATCCAATTTGGGTCAAATATCAGCAAATGGTGTAAAACAGCCAACTGTACCAAGTGGGACAGCCACACTCTTCCCTGCTGGGCAAAAGTCAATACATTCTGGGGAAAGTAATAACCAGCACCTAAAGTCTGCATCCATGACACCCACGACAGAAGCTACAGGCACCAGCAAGGCTGTAactccccaaaacacagcacacaaGTTACATGTTTTTACTGAGTCTATTGATAATGTCTCCACCAGAACAGATCACCAGGTCCCTGTGGTGACAGTCAATGCACCAAGCTCTGAATTTGGCCCCATTTATTTTCACAGTACTCAGAAAGGAGGAGCCCCTAACCCATCTGCCTCGACTTTCACTGCTCATCAGCAAATTCAGGTTATCCAGGGCGGTCCAAatcatccagcccagctccagcagcaccatggaAGACGAAGGAAAATTTCTGGTCGGAGACGAATTGTCAGACCAGGGCATGTCCCAGGCATGAAAGAGCCCCGGTACAATTTTGGGAGGCCAGGGTCTGCCAGAGGAAGTACAGCTGTGGCTACAGGTGTCCAACTTAATATGAACTATATATCAAATGTACCAACCTTGAATAACTCCAGCAGTTCCATCATCAATCCATTTAGCCCAGACACACCCCAGTCCTCCCCCTCCACCATGAAAATGCCATTGGAGCACCCCGTGGGTACCCATCAAAACACAGCATTcctcagggaggaggaaaagaaacacagtGCAAGGCAAAAAGCTGCTGCCACAGTCGTGTCTGTCACTGCAGAGGACACTGCCACTACTGCAGCCAGTGGATTGGGTGTGACGGGTTTGAAGCCAACAGTCACACTTGTTCTCACTCCTCAAACCAACACCAGAGCCGCCAAAACTAAAATACAcagagggggaggaaggagaggtcagaggaggaagaggccTCCTAAAACACCTGCCCCACAGCgtgtggctgcagcccagagcactgcagccaccCCTGCAATGAGCACTGCAGCCACTCTTACAGCAAGcactgccacccctgcagcaagcactgccacccctgcagccacccctgcagcaAGCACAGTCATCTCTGCAGCAagcacagccacccctgcagcccagagcactgcagccaTCCCCACGGTGACAGCTCCTGCATCACCAGCTGTGCCTCCAAGCCTCACAGCTgcaatccctgtccctgggagcagcagtgcagtcCCCAGGACcgaagcagcagcactgggggtcCCCGAGAGCCCCGAGGCCCCTCAGCACAGGCCCACGGCAGccacacagacagcagcagccccgggcaccTGGAGGGGCACCCTGTCAGCAATGGCACTGCCCGGCGGGGTGACTGCTCAGAGCCCCCCCATGGCACCCCAAACCACACCAGGCTCGCACAGGAACACCCAGCTGGCCACGGCACCAGCTGCCAGTCCTGCCCAGACCCCCACCATGGGTGCCCAAGCCTCACCATGGCCGGACGAGCcccctggtgccaccagtgccacgccagggccagggcctgcccagcGCACCAGGgccagtgccagggcaggaggagaacCCCACCTGGGTCTGGGGGAGGGAGCTGTgcgggagcagcagggagcacagcccacAGTGCCAGCCGGAGCTGTGCCCGCTGCagtcactgtccccagcaccctgcGGCCctctcccctgccagcccccactGCCGCCGGGCCCGCAGCGCCCCCGAGAGCGCCTCCAGCCCCCCGGGGGCAcggccagccccagccccatccccagctccagccccatccccagccccatccccagctccagccccagccccatccccagctccagcccaggccgCCTCCCCAGGGCACCGAGAGGGGGACCGCGCCGCAGGCACCACAGATCCCATCtccacagggaggggacagggacagctccgtCAGTGCCTCGTCTGACAGGCAACAGAACCAAGACACcgccaccctgcccagccccatcacCGCAGGCTCTGCAAGCAAAAACCATTTTTCAAAGCCCAGAATAGTCGGAGGGAAGGTGGCTGCTTTCACCGTGCTGGCGGATTCCGATGCTTTCATTCCTTGTGAAGCTACTGGGAACCCCCCTCCAACGATACAGTGGACCAAGATATTAGCAGGTGAGCTTGATAAACCTCTCTAGAATTTACCTTCCATTAGCCCTGTAGTTTGGCACCTCTTCTGTGTGCCAAACTCAAGCACTGCTTCATTTCAGAGTACTGAGAAATATTAGTGAAAGGTAAACTTGGAAACAGTGACAGACTCGATGGACAATCTTAGTGGTGATTCTGGAACAGATCTTTAGtgaaattattagaaaaatCAAATCTATGTTTAGTTATAATTCCTTGCTTATCATGGGAAGAATTCAGTATTCATTGCACATTACCTGCTATTCCAGGACAGTGGgacaagcaaaaacaaaaatgtggTAAAAACCACTTGAATTAGGTTACAGCTGTGCCAGGTTTGGATTGCAAAGCCCCACGTGCTTTATCCAAACTTTGTCTCTACTGGACATTCAGCTTCATTCCTACTTTAAAGCTTTATCAGTCTATATGCAGAATTCGCTGATTTCTTTCTGGTTTATCGCTGTTGTCTTGGTTATTTGGGCAGAGAAGAGCAGGTCAGGGTATTTGGAACAGAGGAAAACGCAACAAGAGGCAAGCAGCGCCAGGCTGTCCCAGGTTAACCCAGTGTGTCCCAGGCTatcccaggcagtgccagacTTTGCCAGgttgtcccagtctgtcccaggcagtcccagtctgtcccaggttatcccagtatgtcccaggcagtcccagtctgtcccaggttatcccagtatgtcccaggCAGTCCCAGACTTTGCCAGGTtatcccagtgtgtcccaggcAGTCCCAGGTtaccccagtgtgtcccaggcTATCCAGGCAGTACCTGGCAGTGCCAGACTTTGCCAGGTTATCCCAGGCAgtcccaggcagtgccaggctatcccagtgtgtcccaggcagtcccagtctgtcccaggtTACCCCAGTGTGTCGCAGGcagtcccagtctgtcccaggcTATTCCCGTGTGTCGCAGGCAGTGACTGTCCGTGCCTTGCTCCGCAGGGCGCGATGCCGCGGCCCCCGGCGGTGCCAGCCGCTGGTCGGTGCTGCCCAACGGGACGCTGTCCATCGCCCGGGCGGCGCTGCAGGACGGCGGGCAGTACGAGTGCACGGCGGCCAACGCGCTGGGCTCGGCGCGGCTGCGGGCCACGCTGGCCGTGCTGGCGCTGCCGCCGCGCatcgccgccgcccgcccgccgaCCGCGCTCTCGGGGGGCTCGGCGGCGCTGCCGTGCCGGGCCCGGGGCAGCCCCCCGCCCCGcatctcctggctgctgcccgACGGCTCCGAGCTGCGGCCGGGCGCCGCGGGCCGCGGCAGGGCGGCGGTGCAGCCCGACGgcacgctgctgctgcgggcGCTCACCGTGTTCGACCGCGGCACCTACACCTGCCGCGCCCGCAACGCCGCGGGCTCCGACGCGCTGCCGCTGCGGCTGCAGGTGGTGGCGGCGCCCCCCGCCATCCTGGAGCCGCGGCGGCAGAgcgtggcggcggcggcggggcacagcctgggcctGCCCTGCACGGCGCGGGGCCCGCCCCAGCCCGGCGTGCACTGGGTGCTGCCCGGCGGCGCCGTGCTCAGACCGGGGCAGGCGCTGCCCGCCGGGCCGGCCGTGCTGCCCAACGGcaccctgctcctgggcagcacCGAGCCCTCCGACAGCGGCACCTACGAGTGCATCGCCACCAGCTCCACGGGCTCCGACAGGCGGGTGGTCAGCCTCGCGGTGCAGCACACGGACACGCCTCCCAAAATTGCCATCGCCTCCCCGGAACTGACGCGGCTCAACTTCGGGGACAGGCTGCTTCTGAACTGTACAGCAAGTGGGGAGCCCAAGCCCAGGATCATCTGGAGGTTGCCCTCCAAGGCTCTTGTGGACCAGTGGCACAGGTATgaccctttttttcctccccctctgTGGAGCttcaaacactgtctgctctgGTGCTCACATAAGAGCCTATTACAGCACTAATACGTTGTGAACTAAACCAAATTTTAAGCAATTAACAGTTGTGAAACATCTGTTCTAACTGCATCTATATCTAATAACAGACCTATTAACAGACTACATCAATTGCCATAGGTGAATGAGGTCTCAAAACAGGTACAAGTCATATTTGAATTAAGGTAATTGCTGTCACCATGCACTGGCTGACTGCTGTCAGTTTAGAGGAGGGGGTTATTTGTAACAGATTTGTGAAGCAGGGCTCAGGAGGGAGGGGTTTCTCTCATCTCTGCCATGTCTACCTTTGAGGTGTCCCCCCACTCCCTCCCACATAACACTCACCTCCACCTTAGGAGAGACAGCcgcagcccagggtgctcccagcagagccagcaccgCTCACATCCACACAACTCCAAAACTGGCAGTGACATCGGGGCAGGAGGCATGGGCACAGCACCTGTGGAAAGGCTCTGTGTTGTACCGTGCTGCCAGCACGTTCAGTCCCTTCCAGTGCTCAGTGTTCACCCCCAGCACTTGTTGCCataattcttttcctctctctctctcccacaACAGAATGGGAAGTCGGATCCATGTCTACCCCAACGGATCCTTGGCTATTGAGGCAGTTACAGAAAAGGATGCAGGTGATTACCTGTGCGTCGCAAGAAACAGAATCGGGGAAGATCTGATCCTGATGAAAGTCAGCATCACAATGAAACCAGCCAAGATTGACCACAAAGAGCAGTTCAAGAAGCTGGTGCCGTACGGGAAGGATTTCAGAGTGGACTGCAAGGCCTCGGGGTCGCCCACCCCAGCAATATCCTGGGGCCTGCCGGATGGGACGGTGGTGAACAACGTGATGCTGGCAGATGACAGCGGGCACAGGGCTCGCAGGTACGTCCTGTTCCACAATGGCACTCTGCACCTCAACAAAGCTGGAGTGGCAGAAGGAGGAGACTACACGTGCTACGCCCAAAACACCCTGGGGAGGGACGAGATGAAGATCCACGTCACGGTCATTGTGGCAGCCCCTCAAATAAAGCACAACCACAAGACACACGTCACAGTGACAGCTggagacacagccctgctggactgtgaggctgcaggagagcccaGGGCGCAGATATTCTGGCTGCTGCCCTCCGGTGAGATGATCTCCTCGTCCACAGACAGGCACTCCCTGCACGCCAACGGCTCGCTGTCCATCAGCCAGGCCGGCCTGCTGGATGCTGGGGAGTACCTGTGCGTGGCTCGGAACCCTGGCGGGGACGACAGCAAGCTGTacaggctggctgtggctgccaaACCCCCCATCATCAATGGCctacacagaaacaaaaccatcaTGAAGGTGACGGCAGTGAGGCACTCCAAGAAACACATCGACTGCCAGGCAGAGGGGACACCTCCTCCCCAGATTATGTGGATCATGCCTGATAACATTTTCCTAACAGCCCCATATTACGGGAGCAGGATTGTGGTGCACAAGAACGGGACACTTGAGATTCGGAACATCAGGCCCTCAGACATGGGGGACTTTATCTGTGTGGCACGTAACGATGGGGGAGAGACTGTGCTGGTGGTGCAGCTGGAAGTCACGGAAATGCTACGGAGACCAATGTTCAAAAACCCTTTCAACGAAAAAATAATAGCAAAACCTGGGAAGCCCATCACACTGAACTGTTCTGTGGATGGAAACCCTCCCCCGGACATAAGCTGGATGCTGCCCAATGGCACATGGTTTTCCAGCAGCATCAGGACACCCCAGTTTGTCACAGGGAGCAGCGGCACCCTGACCATCGCCAGCGCCCAGAGCCAGCACGCCGGGCGGTACCGCTGCGCTGCGCGGAACCAGGTGGGCTACATcgagaagctgctgctgctggaggtggccCAGAGGCCCAGGATCCTGAGCCAGCCGGCAGGGCTGGTGCGGGGGGTCAGCGGggagcccctggccctgcactgcCCGGCCgagggcagccccaggccccGCGTGGCCTGGACGCTGCCCGGGGGCCGCGTGCTGCAGCGGCCGCAGCTCCGCGGgcggctcctgctgctggacaaCGGCACCCTGCTCATCGGGGCAGCCTCGCCCCTCGACTCGGGCACCTACCTGTGCCGGGCCCACAACGACGCCAGGGACTCCTCGCTCAGCATCCTGGTCGTGGTCGCGGCCTACGCCCCGCGGATCACCGGCAGGCCGCCCCCGGCCATCCACACCACGCCAGGGGCAGCCGTTCAGCTCCACTGCGTCGTGCTGGGCGTCCCCAAGCCAGAAATCACCTGGGAGCTGCCTGACCGCTCTGTGCTCTCCACAGCTCACCGGGCCCGGGGCTCTGGGGGCGCGCTGCTGCACCCCACGGggactctgctgctgcagaacccCCAGCCCTCCAGTTCTGGCACGTACAGGTGCACAGCAAGGAACCCCCTGGGCACCGACACTGCAGCCACCTACGTCCACGTCATCTGAGCCAGGAACACTGCAGGAGTGGTGGGAacacaggctgcagccagcctgggctcagccctgcaacGGCTTCCATCAAAGGCAGCCACAAGCACCTGAGTGCCTGGGCACATCACAGCATTCAGTCTgcaaaaggagagaggaaagggaaaatcagCTCTAGCATCATTTGCTAGCATTGGTTCTCTCCATGTTCAGGGgatttaaaagaaagcaaaattaagGCACTTAAGTGCCTGAGCCACAGCAGGAACAAACTCATAATGCCCAAGCTACGGCAGGAACAAACCCCATGATGCCCGAGCTATGGCAGGAACAAACCCCACGGTGCCACGGCAGGAACAAACCCCACAGTGCCCAAGCCATGGCAGGAACAAACCCCACAGTGCCCGAGCCCCAGGTGCCCGGCTGCAccgccctggcacaggggccagcagctggagagggcaGGAGGGCGTCCTGCACAACAGGGACACAGGCAGCCCCTGAGAGCTCTCAGAACCTTGtctcccttcctgccctgcagtctcccagcaggctgctcagcctgcacaAGAGAAGGGTTCAGGATGCgacactgcagctgtggcactgagcacagcaggatCACACCCAAACTCAGTGCCCACCATCCATCTCTGGGCCCTCAGCTTTACACATCTGCCTCCTCAATCCCCAGCTGTTTTCTTCATTAGACCCAGTGAAAATGCACGTGCTTCTAATGCTTTTGCTAAGTG from Zonotrichia leucophrys gambelii isolate GWCS_2022_RI chromosome 9, RI_Zleu_2.0, whole genome shotgun sequence carries:
- the IGSF10 gene encoding immunoglobulin superfamily member 10 codes for the protein MRAPRTEWGPRWLGTLLAACLATLPAASACPRPCACHGSAELHCTFRYFSAVPPRIPPDVQRINLGYNSLRKLSPTDFAGLEKLELLMLHSNEISTVPEKVFRDLRSLQVLKMSYNKVRVLQQDVFYGLNSLVRLHMDHNQIEFVNPSVFYGLTSLRLVHLDGNFLQQLHPDTFVTLRYSQIFRISFLKHISLSDNALTSLPQEMFSYMSELESIYLHGNPWSCDCSLQGLAGWAQERPDVIKCRKERSSGVQQCPVCASPKTHNGKSLVDLPSASFTCTKPVIDDSLKSRNLSVPDDGDFSFVSPKDLMAPIGSVVLNMTDQAGNRGNLVCDVQRPKEVSPISFDQSGPSRVLQASFSAFLVCGIDYGHIQQLWSILALYSSSPLKLEQTVGTAEEPSVSHKYRQVYSEKDELFTRVEAELRAEPAWLLQRQLSLQLDRTATTLSTLHLRYATHARVALPSRDREQGRHGWALIARDNSTLTEHTVLVGGSVELGCQAAGQPAPAVGWILADGSRVRAPHISEDGRILVLKSGVLTLRTADVFDSGLYHCISTNHRDADVLTFRITVLDPHVGHGGVNGAQLPAALGSTLHLPCTATAAPDPAVTWVLPEHTILRQSAGNKHIFANGTLRIQGVTQRDLGYFRCVAANRFGVDLLVFQVLARQDETALKKRHGAVGEWEEGSGNELLRPAAAQRRPSGTAGTLRAPGEPAAPAASSQGTHHRNSHGNMPHWPHTDRTGRRFRGHRRQFVPSGRRADPQRWAALLEKTKRNATVADKRGEAATEPPVQAHRLSEVPGDEEEASGDLVSPEEEFMIPATERSPVPAPGRAAELSITAGPKGTENPPPAWSTSVLPTEPITPLPSPPPHPGAPASKRLQTLPKPTDSRERSNLGQISANGVKQPTVPSGTATLFPAGQKSIHSGESNNQHLKSASMTPTTEATGTSKAVTPQNTAHKLHVFTESIDNVSTRTDHQVPVVTVNAPSSEFGPIYFHSTQKGGAPNPSASTFTAHQQIQVIQGGPNHPAQLQQHHGRRRKISGRRRIVRPGHVPGMKEPRYNFGRPGSARGSTAVATGVQLNMNYISNVPTLNNSSSSIINPFSPDTPQSSPSTMKMPLEHPVGTHQNTAFLREEEKKHSARQKAAATVVSVTAEDTATTAASGLGVTGLKPTVTLVLTPQTNTRAAKTKIHRGGGRRGQRRKRPPKTPAPQRVAAAQSTAATPAMSTAATLTASTATPAASTATPAATPAASTVISAASTATPAAQSTAAIPTVTAPASPAVPPSLTAAIPVPGSSSAVPRTEAAALGVPESPEAPQHRPTAATQTAAAPGTWRGTLSAMALPGGVTAQSPPMAPQTTPGSHRNTQLATAPAASPAQTPTMGAQASPWPDEPPGATSATPGPGPAQRTRASARAGGEPHLGLGEGAVREQQGAQPTVPAGAVPAAVTVPSTLRPSPLPAPTAAGPAAPPRAPPAPRGHGQPQPHPQLQPHPQPHPQLQPQPHPQLQPRPPPQGTERGTAPQAPQIPSPQGGDRDSSVSASSDRQQNQDTATLPSPITAGSASKNHFSKPRIVGGKVAAFTVLADSDAFIPCEATGNPPPTIQWTKILAGRDAAAPGGASRWSVLPNGTLSIARAALQDGGQYECTAANALGSARLRATLAVLALPPRIAAARPPTALSGGSAALPCRARGSPPPRISWLLPDGSELRPGAAGRGRAAVQPDGTLLLRALTVFDRGTYTCRARNAAGSDALPLRLQVVAAPPAILEPRRQSVAAAAGHSLGLPCTARGPPQPGVHWVLPGGAVLRPGQALPAGPAVLPNGTLLLGSTEPSDSGTYECIATSSTGSDRRVVSLAVQHTDTPPKIAIASPELTRLNFGDRLLLNCTASGEPKPRIIWRLPSKALVDQWHRMGSRIHVYPNGSLAIEAVTEKDAGDYLCVARNRIGEDLILMKVSITMKPAKIDHKEQFKKLVPYGKDFRVDCKASGSPTPAISWGLPDGTVVNNVMLADDSGHRARRYVLFHNGTLHLNKAGVAEGGDYTCYAQNTLGRDEMKIHVTVIVAAPQIKHNHKTHVTVTAGDTALLDCEAAGEPRAQIFWLLPSGEMISSSTDRHSLHANGSLSISQAGLLDAGEYLCVARNPGGDDSKLYRLAVAAKPPIINGLHRNKTIMKVTAVRHSKKHIDCQAEGTPPPQIMWIMPDNIFLTAPYYGSRIVVHKNGTLEIRNIRPSDMGDFICVARNDGGETVLVVQLEVTEMLRRPMFKNPFNEKIIAKPGKPITLNCSVDGNPPPDISWMLPNGTWFSSSIRTPQFVTGSSGTLTIASAQSQHAGRYRCAARNQVGYIEKLLLLEVAQRPRILSQPAGLVRGVSGEPLALHCPAEGSPRPRVAWTLPGGRVLQRPQLRGRLLLLDNGTLLIGAASPLDSGTYLCRAHNDARDSSLSILVVVAAYAPRITGRPPPAIHTTPGAAVQLHCVVLGVPKPEITWELPDRSVLSTAHRARGSGGALLHPTGTLLLQNPQPSSSGTYRCTARNPLGTDTAATYVHVI